CACCGCGCCCCCGATCGTGTAAAACCGTTGGTAGCCGGTGTGGCCACCGAAACCGCTATTCGACTTGACCGAACCGCAGTAGGCCCTCGACGTCCGGACCTCGTTCCTGAACCGCGCGCTATCCGGGTCCTTCAGTTCCCGCAGCACGTTGGCGTGTCCGAGGTTGACCGGGTCTAGCGGATTGTCCGCGTAGCGGCTGTGCGAGGTAAAGACGGGTAACGGTTCGTCCCCGGTGTCAGGGCTATGTATCCGCGTGACGATCCCGACCACGCTCGCAATCGTGCAGATCACGGCGAGCAGCGAGCCGATTGCTCGTAACTGTTTCATGGTTTTTCTTCCTTGTTAGCTGACATGCGGCAGCACGGACAGCACTTGCTCGATGTGTGAATTTTTGATCCATGTGTAATAGTCCAGGCTCGCGTTGTCGTTTCAGAATGACTGGCCTCATGCCTGTGCTCAGCACGGGATCCGGCTGTCATCCGGCGAATCCGCAGCTTTGCGCAGCGCGGTTCCGTCCGGTTCCGTGAACCGTGTCTCCAGGACGTCGTCCCTGCCTGCTCGAAACATTGCTGCGATCAGCAGACCAAGGCACGCGCCAAAGGATCCCCCCACTCCCAAGCCAAATAAGAATTCCATCGCTTTCCCCCGTTGCAATTGATTGCAGGATAGAAACCAACCGTTCATTTACTGTCGGTGAGAGGCGCGCGCTCGACATAACGCACCCCGCGCAGCACTATCCTGATACTCCCAGCGCATCACACCATCCTCGCCAATGTCGACCGCGATCACGCCGCGCTGATAGCATTCGCGGTTGCAGGCTTTCAACCGTCGCGCCTGACACGAGAGATCCAACGACAAGGATCACGCTGAGGATGCGAGACGTAGCTTCGTTTCCCGTCCTGCGGGAAATGCGAATGACGCGTTGCCGACCTGGTGACTCGCTCATCCGGAGCGCCATCGAACGGGTTTGTTGCGTCTGCGGTCCGACGCGGCGATAAGAAATGGATTGCTGGGTCGCCATGACGGCGACCGGCGTGTATGGACATGGTCTCCCCCCGATTCGCGTAGTGCCTTTTTGCTGCTTGTGTCGCTGTATTGAATTTGCTCGACACAGCGTCTTTATGGTCTGTAGCGTGCCGATGCAAATAGCGGGCCACCCCTGACTTCCCAAGGCCAGCACCTGAAGCAGGGGCGGGGAGGCTTCTCCAAAGCTAACCGCTGGCACAAACTGTCTCAGTCATGGAACACGCTGGAGCGGAAGTGTCGGCATCGAACCGGTCACCGGGACGCGCTAACCATGCGCTTTTCGTTGCCGTGGGCGCGTTACGACGGTGTTTATCCGCATCGCGGACGCGAGCGCCGAAAACGTCGCAAAAATGAGAATGAGAGGTGCTGCGAGGTGTCTGGGATAGTGTGACGCACGCAGCAGATGCCGCTTAAGCGCGAAATGTTGGCGGATTGGCCCGAAGCACGGGAGAGATTTCCGTGCGCGTTTCGGACTGGGAAAGTCGCGCATGCGACGCTCGCGTTCGCGTGTCGGTTGGTGGGTGTTCTCTGCGCGGTTGTTTAGCCGGGCTGCAGCTTTGACGAACACGTGCCTTACGCTTGCCAGCTCTGGAATCTCAGCCTTGACGTTCACGCGTCCAACTTTTTGACACGTAGTTTTCGAACTAACCGCTCTGGCTCTCCAGCGCCCGAATAATATCTTTGGATAAACCGACTTCTGCCAGGATCGGAAAGATACGCTCTATCGAATTCTTCATTGCATCGACGTTGAAATCAGTCGTCGCGTCCGATGCAATGGTGACATTGAATCCCAATTCATAGGCCTGACGCACTGTCGACTCGACACCAATGCTTGCAGCTGTTCCGCAAATGACGACTTGGGTTATACCCAGATCGACAATTCGCTGTTGGAGGTCGGTGCCGGTAAAGGCGCCCCATGAAGATCTGGTGATAACGATATCGGAGGCCTGCTGCCCCAGTTCAGGCACGAATGCCTGGGCTTCGGGCGAAAACGAGTAAGCGCTGCCTTCAGGCGCAACATCGCTGCGACCGCCGCGTCCACCTTGCATTCGCACTAGCACGACCGGTCGAGCAAGGTTGCGGAACGCCACCGCGAGGCGCGCTGCAGCGCCATACGCTTCCGGGCCCAAGCTACCCGTATAGCGTCGCGTGCCCTCCTGGAAGTCGATCACAAGGAGAGCCGAGCTAAGATCAAGCGTGCGAATCGGCATAACCATTCTCCTGAATTGCCCCGTCAACAAGCACGGTTGGCCGCAAACGATGCCCTCGTTGACGGAAACAAATACCAAAAGCCGTCTTCGTGACGAAAGAACAGAATCGACAGGGGCCTCGACGTACAAACGAATTCGACGCGCACACACCGACACGGTTGCGATCGGGACCGGCCGACGCGCGTCAGCCGGATGCCTCCCGCCTCGTACGGCCCTGACCACTTTTCCACCAGATGTCGCAGTGACCGGCGCTCTGAATTCACTTGCACCTCCTCGCTTCACGCATAGAGTGATACACGCCCCAAGCGCCAGAAATTGCCGAAGCCTTCAGACCTGATGCACGACCTTGTTGTTCAGCGCCTCGACGAGTTCCGGTACCACTGAGAACAGGTCACCAACCAGGCCATAGTCGGCGACACTGAAGATCGGCGCCTCAGGGTCCTTGTTGATTGCAACAACGACTCGCGAATCCTTCATGCCCGCGAGGTGCTGGATAGCGCCTGAAATCCCGACAGCCACGTAAAGTTCTGGCGCGACGATCTTGCCGGTTTGACCAACCTGATAGTCGTTCGGCGCAAAGCCCGCATCCACGGCAGCCCGCGATGCGCCCATCGCGGCGCCCAGCGTATCTGCCAGCGGTTCGAGCACCTTCGCGTAATTCTCCGGACTGCCCACCCCGCGACCGCCCGAGACAACGCGTCGCGCACTGGAAAGTTCCGGCCGATCCAGTTTCGTCACTTCTCGGCGCACAATCCGCGATGACAGGCCAGCGTCGATCGACGCAACGTTCTCCTGCACCGCACCGCCACCTTCTTCGGAAGCGGCGTTGAAAGCCGTCGTACGCACCGTGATGACCTTGACAGGGTCATGCGATTTCACCGTTGCGATCGCGTTGCCGGCGTATATCGGACGTTCGAAAGTATCTGCCGAAACAATGGACGTCACATCGCTGATCTGGGCCACATCGAGCCTTGCTGCGATGCGTGGAGCGATGTTTTTCCCATACACGGTCGCGGGCGTCAGAATGTACCCGTAGGCTCCCTGCAACGCCGTCACGGTCGCGGCGATGTTCTCTGCCAGATCTCCCTCAGGGAAGGCTGCATCAGCGAGCAGCACTTTCGAGACACCCGCAATTCTTGCTGCCGCTTCTGATACGGCTTTTACGTTATGACCGGCGACCAGTACGTGAATGTCACCTTCAGCCAATGTGGCGATCAGCGCAGCAGCGCCTATCGTGTTGAGCGTCGAACTTTTAAGGCGGGCGTTGTCGTGCTCCGCGATTACTAGAATTGTCATCGACCTTCTCTCCTGGTTCTTTTGTCTAGACGATCTTCGCTTCCGTCCTGAGCTTCTGTACAAGCGCATCGACGTCCGGCAGCGTCACGCCAGCGGATCGCCTGGGCGGCTCGCTGATTTTGAGGGTTTGAAGACGCGGCGCGACATCGACACCCAGATCTGCCGGCGTCACGGTTTCCAGTGGCTTTCTTTTGGCCTTCATGATGTTCGGCAACGTGACATATCGCGGCTCATTCAGGCGCAGATCGGTCGTGATCACTGCAGGCAGCTTCAGCGACAACGTCTCGGCACCGCCATCGACTTCACGCGACACCGTCGCGCGGCCATCCGCCACTACGACCTTCGATGCAAACGTTGCCTGCGGCAGGCCAGCCAGTGCAGCCAGCATCTGGCCCGTCTGGTTCGAGTCATCGTCGATGGCCTGTTTTCCGAGGACCACGAGTTGAGGCTGCTCCCTGTCGACCAGCGCCTTCAGCAATTTGGCAACGGCCAGTGGCTGAAGCTCCTCATTCGACTCAACGTGAATCGCGCGGTCCGCGCCGATCGCCAACGCGGTACGCAGTGTTTCCTGGCATTGCGCGACACCCGCCGATACCGCCACCACTTCCGTGGCAATACCCGCTTCCTTTAAACGCACGGCCTCTTCCACCGCAATCTCGTCAAACGGATTCATCGACATTTTTACGTTCGCGATATCGACAGCGGTGCCGTCGGACTTCACGCTGATCTTCACATTGGCATCCACTACCCGCTTCACTGCAACGAGGATCTTCAATCTTCTTCTCCAGATTTAACGAATGAATTACTGATCAGCCGCTGGCGCGCGCGCAGGAGAAGGCGCACGACGTAATCCCCCGTAGCTCGACCATGACCCCGCGATGAGGTAGCCCGCATCGACGGGCAGGTTTATCCCTGTAACAGCCGCAGCCCACCCGGACGCCAGAAAAAGAACGGCTCGGGCGATATCCTCTGCTTGCACCAGCGTGCCCAAAGCAGTGCTGTTGGCCAGTTCCTGCTCCTCGAGCGTATGAGAGTCGAGTCCGCGTGCGAGCGCAGGCGTCATCGTGAAACCGGGCGACACGCAGTTCACACGCACACCTTTCGGTCCCCACTCGCCAGCAAGACATTCAGTCAGGTTGATGACGCCAGCCTTTGCCGGCGCATATGAATGAAGCGGCCCCGAACGCATCCCCGCGACAGAAGCAATATTGACGATGCTTCCCTGCCCGCGCGTTGCCATCGCCGAACCAAACCTACGGCAACATAGATAGGTTCCCCGCAAATTGACGCGAGCAACGCGGTCCCATTCATTGAGGCTCAACTCATGCGGGGGCAATGTACGTTGCAGCACGCCTGCAGAGTTCACGAGAATATCAACGCTGCCAAGCTGCGTATCGATTTGCGCAGCGGCCGCCTCGACAGAGACCTCATCGCCGACATCGATTTCTACCGCACTGCCGCCGATTTCGCTGACCGTGCGACGGGCGCTCGCGATGTCCCGGTCCGCGATGACGACGCATGCACCCGCCGAGATCAGCAACCTGGCCGTAGCCAGTCCGATGCCGCTGGCCCCGCCCGTCACCACCGCGCATTTCCCGCCCAGATCGATTTCCATTTCGACAACGCTCCTGATGGGACAAACTGGCCCGCGCCAGTCTTCTTTCGACATTGATGAATCACCATTCACATATCGTAGTAACGTGCTCCGATGTTAGTCAAGGTGTGAGAGGCTCTGATCAGGGTAAACCGGGTGGACGGTTTCTAATTGAATCGATATCGTTGCTGCGCAAGGGTTTCCACTGAGGCAGATCGGCGTTGACAGGCGCGTACCTCACCTCATAACATGAATCACGGTTCATAAATCACCAAACATCTCGCCATCGCGAAACCCATCCAGAGAGAGCCCGTGGCCAATCAACGAAACGCTCCAGCACTGCTAACCCTGTACCGCACGATCAAAACGATCCGCACTGTTGAAAACAGCCTCACCCGGCTGTTCGCGGACGGCGAAGTACCGGGCTTCATTCACCTGAGCATTGGTCAGGAGGCCATCGCAGCCGGCGTGTGCGCCGCCCTGTCGCCACAGGACACGCTAGCCACAACCCATCGCGGTCATGGACACGTGCTGGCTCGTGGCCTCTCGCTGGATCATTTTTTCAAGGAGATATTGGGCAAGGCAGGCGGCGTGTGCGCAGGCCGCGGCGGTTCGATGCATGTCGCCGACATGGACCTCGGCATTCTCGGCGCGAACGGAATTGTCGGCGCGGGTATCCCGATCGCCTTGGGTAGCGCGATCGCCCATCAGGTGCGCGAAACGCAAGGCGTCGCAGTTGCCTTCTTCGGTGACGGCGCGATGGCAGAAGGCGTCTTGCACGAAACATTGAACATGGCCGCATTGTGGCGGCTGCCGTTGCTACTGGTCTGCGAGAACAACGGCTGGTCCGAATTTTCACCGACGAGCCGCCAGTTCGCAGCGCAGCTCGAAGGGCTGGCGGCTGCATTCGGCATCGCATACACGCCGGTCGACGGCAGCGACGTGCTGGCCGTATCCGATGCCGCGAAGACAGCCGTTGATCGCGCAAGGCAAGGCGAAGGCCCGGTAATCCTCGAGTGCGTTACCCAGCGTGTGCGAGGCCACTACGAAGGCGACCCGCAAAAGTACCGTGCGCCCGAAGAACTGGCCGCGCTAGCGGACTTCGATCCTGTCGCGCGCACTGCGGCGGCGTTGCTGGCGCAAGGAGTAACGACGGAGGAAATCGACGGCATCAACGAAACGGTCGAAGCTGAAGTGGCTGCCGCTGTCGATGCCGCACGCGCCGATGCGGAGCCCTCCTACGACACGGCGCGTCAAGACGTCTACACGCTGGCTGCATAGGAGACGTGCCATGACCGAACTGAAATATGCCCAGGCCGTCAACCGTGCACTGCATGACGCGATGAGT
This genomic stretch from Paraburkholderia caffeinilytica harbors:
- a CDS encoding thiamine pyrophosphate-dependent dehydrogenase E1 component subunit alpha, with the translated sequence MANQRNAPALLTLYRTIKTIRTVENSLTRLFADGEVPGFIHLSIGQEAIAAGVCAALSPQDTLATTHRGHGHVLARGLSLDHFFKEILGKAGGVCAGRGGSMHVADMDLGILGANGIVGAGIPIALGSAIAHQVRETQGVAVAFFGDGAMAEGVLHETLNMAALWRLPLLLVCENNGWSEFSPTSRQFAAQLEGLAAAFGIAYTPVDGSDVLAVSDAAKTAVDRARQGEGPVILECVTQRVRGHYEGDPQKYRAPEELAALADFDPVARTAAALLAQGVTTEEIDGINETVEAEVAAAVDAARADAEPSYDTARQDVYTLAA
- a CDS encoding electron transfer flavoprotein subunit beta/FixA family protein, which produces MKILVAVKRVVDANVKISVKSDGTAVDIANVKMSMNPFDEIAVEEAVRLKEAGIATEVVAVSAGVAQCQETLRTALAIGADRAIHVESNEELQPLAVAKLLKALVDREQPQLVVLGKQAIDDDSNQTGQMLAALAGLPQATFASKVVVADGRATVSREVDGGAETLSLKLPAVITTDLRLNEPRYVTLPNIMKAKRKPLETVTPADLGVDVAPRLQTLKISEPPRRSAGVTLPDVDALVQKLRTEAKIV
- a CDS encoding SDR family NAD(P)-dependent oxidoreductase, which translates into the protein MEIDLGGKCAVVTGGASGIGLATARLLISAGACVVIADRDIASARRTVSEIGGSAVEIDVGDEVSVEAAAAQIDTQLGSVDILVNSAGVLQRTLPPHELSLNEWDRVARVNLRGTYLCCRRFGSAMATRGQGSIVNIASVAGMRSGPLHSYAPAKAGVINLTECLAGEWGPKGVRVNCVSPGFTMTPALARGLDSHTLEEQELANSTALGTLVQAEDIARAVLFLASGWAAAVTGINLPVDAGYLIAGSWSSYGGLRRAPSPARAPAADQ
- a CDS encoding electron transfer flavoprotein subunit alpha/FixB family protein, producing MTILVIAEHDNARLKSSTLNTIGAAALIATLAEGDIHVLVAGHNVKAVSEAAARIAGVSKVLLADAAFPEGDLAENIAATVTALQGAYGYILTPATVYGKNIAPRIAARLDVAQISDVTSIVSADTFERPIYAGNAIATVKSHDPVKVITVRTTAFNAASEEGGGAVQENVASIDAGLSSRIVRREVTKLDRPELSSARRVVSGGRGVGSPENYAKVLEPLADTLGAAMGASRAAVDAGFAPNDYQVGQTGKIVAPELYVAVGISGAIQHLAGMKDSRVVVAINKDPEAPIFSVADYGLVGDLFSVVPELVEALNNKVVHQV
- a CDS encoding isochorismatase family protein, with the protein product MPIRTLDLSSALLVIDFQEGTRRYTGSLGPEAYGAAARLAVAFRNLARPVVLVRMQGGRGGRSDVAPEGSAYSFSPEAQAFVPELGQQASDIVITRSSWGAFTGTDLQQRIVDLGITQVVICGTAASIGVESTVRQAYELGFNVTIASDATTDFNVDAMKNSIERIFPILAEVGLSKDIIRALESQSG